The following proteins are encoded in a genomic region of Photobacterium toruni:
- a CDS encoding IS630 family transposase (programmed frameshift), translated as MDSLNNTDFKKLARQQKTIQMKMRLLALEHFKEGKSRTQIAKYLKVSRTSVNKWVSVFLEEGLEGLQEKPRSGRPAFLTSKQREQLSNYIKLKAQDSSGGRLIGADIHAYILKEFDKNYHPDSIYYLLKRMGFSWITSRSKHPKQSQQAQDNFKKFKIKTILKIPGHIALDKVDVWFQDEARFGQQNTTTRLWAERGTRPRAIKQQQFEYAYLFGSVCPARGIGEALVVPWVNKEIMIEHLAQISRTTEKGRYAIVVMDGAGWHTDDIANQFNNLSIIKLPPYSPELNPIEQVWSWLRQHYLANQNFADYNDIVDKVCLAWNRFNESALRVTKMCSRDWINLTS; from the exons ATGGACAGCCTAAACAATACTGACTTTAAAAAGCTTGCTCGCCAACAAAAAACAATTCAAATGAAAATGAGATTACTTGCCTTGGAGCACTTCAAGGAAGGTAAATCTCGTACTCAAATTGCTAAATATCTCAAAGTTAGCCGAACAAGTGTTAATAAATGGGTTAGTGTTTTTCTTGAAGAAGGCTTAGAAGGGCTTCAAGAAAAACCGCGTAGTGGTCGCCCTGCATTTCTCACATCTAAACAACGTGAGCAGTTATCCAATTATATTAAACTTAAAGCTCAAGACTCTTCTGGCGGGCGATTAATAGGCGCGGATATTCATGCTTACATTCTCAAAGAATTTGATAAAAACTACCACCCAGATTCTATCTATTATCTACTTAAGCGCATGGGCTTTTCGTGGATAACATCACGGTCAAAACATCCAAAACAATCACAGCAAGCTCAGGATAATTTT AAAAAATTTAAAATTAAAACGATCCTTAAGATCCCAGGACATATAGCGCTCGATAAGGTCGATGTATGGTTTCAAGATGAAGCAAGGTTTGGACAACAAAATACCACGACCCGTCTTTGGGCTGAACGAGGAACTCGACCAAGAGCGATAAAACAACAGCAGTTTGAATATGCTTATCTATTTGGTTCGGTGTGCCCAGCAAGAGGAATTGGTGAGGCGTTAGTGGTGCCTTGGGTAAATAAAGAAATAATGATTGAACACCTTGCTCAAATATCACGAACCACCGAAAAAGGTCGTTATGCTATTGTGGTGATGGATGGTGCAGGCTGGCATACTGACGATATTGCCAATCAGTTTAATAATCTCAGTATCATCAAACTTCCACCCTATTCCCCTGAACTTAACCCGATTGAACAAGTTTGGAGTTGGCTACGACAACACTATCTCGCTAATCAAAATTTTGCTGATTATAACGACATTGTCGACAAGGTTTGTCTTGCATGGAATCGCTTCAATGAATCTGCTTTACGCGTCACTAAAATGTGTTCGAGAGATTGGATTAACCTGACCAGTTAA
- a CDS encoding type IV conjugative transfer system protein TraL — MAKNEINENELHQLPYNQTYVPVRINDRQIFAGLETDSFGILILCFVIGNYTQMLDLGIAVGTILVYLNGKAKTNFQRGKLRHLMWWYGLDIPKETRRLPDCYKREFFR, encoded by the coding sequence GTGGCCAAAAACGAAATTAATGAAAACGAATTACATCAACTTCCATACAACCAAACCTACGTCCCTGTCAGAATCAATGATAGACAAATATTTGCAGGCCTTGAGACTGACAGTTTTGGCATTTTGATCCTTTGCTTTGTTATCGGCAATTACACACAGATGCTAGATCTAGGTATCGCGGTGGGGACGATTTTGGTTTATCTAAATGGTAAAGCAAAAACCAACTTTCAACGGGGAAAACTTCGGCACTTGATGTGGTGGTATGGGCTAGATATTCCGAAAGAAACCAGACGTTTACCTGATTGCTACAAACGCGAGTTTTTCCGGTAA
- a CDS encoding TraE/TraK family type IV conjugative transfer system protein codes for MPFFSKKSKSIKEKLLPSNIQRSWTEAVDHSYRMTIATILSVATIVLLSYKIVTTKPVTIVIPPQLNETITIVGNKAGESYKKLWGIHIASMLGNASERSVKVVLEALKPMLSVADYDVMSEQLSTHVKALALRYQTQKYTVQDTYYDPKRDIIYIYGDRELISKKKVTAKKAGMKPIRWTYEITIKQAGGKPKMPYITQYEGTPRFDSNRLEKK; via the coding sequence ATGCCATTTTTTTCAAAAAAAAGTAAAAGTATCAAAGAGAAATTACTGCCTAGTAATATACAACGATCTTGGACAGAGGCTGTCGATCACAGCTATAGAATGACGATTGCAACTATTTTGTCGGTAGCGACCATCGTCTTGCTGAGCTACAAAATAGTAACAACAAAACCTGTCACCATCGTTATCCCACCACAGCTCAACGAAACAATCACCATTGTTGGTAATAAAGCAGGTGAAAGCTACAAAAAATTATGGGGTATTCATATCGCCTCGATGCTTGGTAATGCGTCTGAACGTAGCGTGAAGGTTGTATTAGAAGCCTTAAAACCCATGTTATCTGTTGCTGATTATGACGTAATGTCTGAACAATTATCAACACATGTCAAAGCACTCGCCCTTCGTTACCAGACCCAAAAATATACTGTCCAGGATACATATTACGATCCCAAAAGAGACATCATCTACATCTACGGTGACCGCGAACTTATCAGTAAGAAAAAAGTGACCGCCAAGAAAGCTGGCATGAAACCTATTCGATGGACCTATGAAATTACAATCAAACAAGCTGGTGGAAAACCAAAAATGCCATACATAACTCAATATGAAGGTACGCCTCGTTTTGATTCTAATCGATTAGAGAAGAAATAA
- a CDS encoding TrbI/VirB10 family protein — translation MTKLKNQFEDVWGDRKKRIALLFVTGGIATIGLIPYITPQPDDNNNRNLTAIQKVFGPLDTEQILERRDLDGIAEAYETLSKIERRGMDKTENIEFESLLGEIEELRDQLSSTQDEFTRLKKAQKVADQQRIQQASLKSNNNIRNTGGTNITEEQRRFGEQRTTPTEVVNTQANQSTVSQPSQFGIRTVNDMADVMMMNNGNIINLSQPSAVNSSTDNTSPEQKQIELANKEKALDEKIANNTISEEATGYTIHIPTTSLLTGVLLSGMQAPTSIGAKREPLPATIRFKHDALLPNNFRVDIRDCQGTVSAIGSLSDSRAYMRLEKIVCIDEDGLIAEVSAKGYATGGNGQAGIPGRLVSRNGEVLRGSVWSGLFSGIAQGISPQRVIGVDVVNENSGGFQVPDLGSIGASAALNGVSGSMDRMSEYYIKMVEEIWPTVDVPAMQEVTFFLTDPLKLTFN, via the coding sequence ATGACTAAATTGAAGAATCAATTTGAGGATGTTTGGGGTGACCGTAAAAAACGTATCGCACTATTATTTGTCACAGGCGGTATAGCAACAATTGGTTTAATTCCATACATCACTCCTCAACCCGATGATAATAACAATCGCAATCTTACAGCAATACAAAAAGTATTCGGGCCACTCGATACTGAACAAATTCTTGAACGTCGTGACCTAGATGGCATTGCAGAGGCCTATGAAACACTTTCTAAAATTGAACGCCGTGGCATGGATAAAACGGAAAACATTGAATTTGAGTCCTTGCTCGGTGAAATTGAAGAATTGCGGGACCAACTATCATCTACTCAGGATGAATTTACCCGACTCAAGAAAGCTCAAAAAGTCGCTGATCAACAACGTATCCAGCAAGCTTCGCTTAAATCGAACAATAACATTAGAAACACAGGCGGCACCAATATAACCGAAGAGCAAAGACGCTTTGGTGAACAACGTACCACACCAACGGAAGTCGTTAATACTCAGGCTAATCAATCAACAGTAAGCCAACCGTCCCAATTCGGTATTAGAACAGTGAATGACATGGCTGATGTGATGATGATGAATAATGGAAATATTATTAATTTAAGCCAACCGAGTGCCGTAAATAGTAGTACTGACAATACTTCACCAGAACAAAAGCAAATAGAACTCGCTAATAAAGAAAAAGCGCTCGATGAAAAAATAGCGAATAACACTATCAGTGAAGAGGCAACAGGCTACACCATTCATATTCCAACAACATCATTACTCACCGGTGTTCTGCTCTCAGGAATGCAGGCACCGACATCAATTGGTGCCAAGCGAGAGCCATTACCTGCCACAATTCGTTTTAAACATGATGCGTTGTTACCGAATAACTTTCGGGTGGACATACGTGATTGCCAAGGCACGGTCAGTGCTATCGGAAGTTTATCGGATTCACGCGCATATATGCGATTAGAAAAAATTGTCTGTATTGATGAAGATGGTTTGATTGCAGAAGTAAGCGCTAAAGGCTACGCGACAGGTGGAAATGGACAAGCCGGTATCCCTGGACGCCTAGTATCGCGCAATGGGGAAGTTCTGCGTGGCAGTGTTTGGTCAGGCCTGTTTTCTGGGATCGCACAGGGTATTTCTCCTCAACGAGTTATCGGCGTGGATGTTGTAAACGAAAACTCAGGTGGTTTTCAAGTCCCTGATCTTGGCTCTATTGGTGCATCTGCCGCGTTAAATGGGGTTTCTGGCTCTATGGATCGTATGAGTGAATATTACATAAAAATGGTCGAGGAGATCTGGCCAACTGTCGATGTTCCAGCAATGCAGGAAGTCACTTTCTTTCTGACAGATCCATTGAAGCTCACATTTAATTAA
- a CDS encoding TraV family lipoprotein, whose translation MQNKYRFILVNSILLLTSGCVGVIGEEKSTCPDSQSGVICASSREIYDLTNKYDSAEEYAAATGDPRVITLDQEGNVIEKKTVSTAYTGAKNNAPSVSHDNQMFSAAENAYQTQLLPPPEPLAMRKPANIVRILTRPYTTEEDTLKVPGYAYIEAQSRTWIIDRSVQIDNAQFTSLSMRRDSIKQDYTPQDPNHIGVENRTGADAKLTNMQVQQNARLEAAKLIQDAQSLKGFK comes from the coding sequence ATGCAGAACAAATATCGCTTTATATTGGTGAATTCTATTTTGTTACTAACGAGTGGATGCGTCGGCGTTATTGGTGAAGAAAAAAGTACCTGTCCAGATAGTCAATCAGGTGTCATATGTGCATCAAGCCGTGAGATATATGATCTGACCAATAAATATGATAGCGCGGAAGAATATGCAGCCGCCACAGGTGATCCACGTGTCATTACGCTTGATCAGGAGGGAAATGTAATAGAAAAAAAGACAGTAAGCACCGCATATACTGGTGCGAAAAATAACGCTCCTTCTGTATCACATGATAACCAAATGTTTAGCGCGGCAGAAAACGCATATCAAACGCAACTATTACCACCACCAGAACCGCTTGCGATGAGAAAACCTGCGAACATTGTTCGTATCCTCACTCGACCTTATACGACTGAAGAAGACACGTTAAAAGTGCCGGGTTATGCCTATATCGAAGCACAATCTCGAACGTGGATAATCGACCGTAGCGTACAAATTGATAATGCTCAGTTTACGTCATTATCAATGCGACGTGACTCTATCAAACAAGATTACACACCACAGGACCCAAACCATATTGGTGTCGAAAATCGAACCGGTGCAGATGCAAAGCTGACAAATATGCAGGTACAACAAAATGCACGCCTTGAAGCTGCAAAGCTCATTCAAGATGCTCAAAGTCTCAAAGGCTTTAAATAA
- a CDS encoding TraC family protein, which translates to MANSVNKFYEDFGKNDISKLMPVLGFNRRHQYFELDDSHIGNMYKIQTAGGATDNMQAQLESIFKQEWPDDSFIQIVFWANDDLNEFTTNFSYYHGYRQEGTVGEKLNAISRGLINHYQKASQDGFARSECRPRSFDCYVCVKTPIKGNLGIPTKEELKNYKSLRDDLVESFDSVGLFTQNMDEWMWRDMMNKMLNRKKNSPWRRGKTPHCASLLPREQVQDIGGGITFEKDKIFIDDQQIALLSPKVYPKIIGFGDMLNVFNDWRFGQQTAWGNFLMVLNVHFPNDKKTRSEVKKKRTYMGAVANNRLTSWMDKVRWQKKDYDIAFDKLEQKRSRLINCYLQFMILGDNEDHLDKQVSKFKQIAASNAGFDLERDTHLTPPLFLHSLPFGPEVSAMKTLKRYNTLPSDVAAFFSPVFSSSNGNAPNKPIIPFVTRNMGMFGFNPYETDGSMNGLVVAESGSGKSVLVQYIVTCVLGSGNLPSSKMWSEMNLSEKELEDALRISDDLIQAKNDGGMAMIIDVGRSYLNLCDELNGLFLSFGPGMEFSLNPFPSVVDFNSAEDPQSGMILEMLKIMADPSGKLDVVTSRMMADVLQQMWEAHGTESSVTIFQTMCSDSEDKRLKDIGITLKPYAEGGMNGHLFTTKKPPPSLDNPFIVCELEELKAQPENQLIALMQIINLCYRHFFLADGNKDPSKQRRKVFIVDECWSFLGGNDDYQGQTNPVATFLESAFRRFRKVNASAWIITQMLSDVYGSSVGRAIVANCVYRLFLYQKRDTIEQVKKDKMLDLSEQNFELLKSIRTRKNMFAEIFFQAGDDVCEIIRFYAPKSMLLLYSTDPRDRAEIRRYQSQGMSIDEAISAIIKDRDETDYASDMYDLENDDENEEIHEEAV; encoded by the coding sequence ATGGCTAATTCAGTTAATAAATTTTATGAGGATTTCGGTAAGAACGATATATCGAAATTAATGCCCGTACTTGGATTCAATCGTCGACATCAATATTTTGAATTAGATGATAGCCACATTGGAAACATGTACAAAATCCAAACGGCAGGTGGTGCTACTGACAATATGCAGGCTCAACTCGAGTCTATTTTTAAACAAGAATGGCCAGATGACAGTTTTATTCAAATTGTATTCTGGGCAAACGACGATCTCAATGAATTCACGACCAACTTTTCCTATTACCATGGCTATCGTCAAGAAGGAACAGTAGGTGAGAAATTAAACGCCATTTCTCGCGGTTTAATCAATCATTATCAAAAAGCGTCACAGGATGGATTTGCCAGAAGTGAATGCCGTCCTCGATCGTTTGACTGCTATGTTTGTGTGAAAACACCAATCAAAGGCAACCTTGGTATACCTACAAAAGAGGAACTTAAAAATTATAAATCTCTACGTGATGATCTTGTAGAGAGCTTCGATTCTGTTGGCCTATTCACTCAAAATATGGACGAGTGGATGTGGCGTGACATGATGAACAAAATGCTAAACCGCAAAAAAAACTCTCCATGGCGCCGCGGTAAAACGCCTCATTGCGCTTCACTGTTGCCGCGAGAGCAGGTGCAAGATATTGGCGGTGGTATTACGTTCGAAAAAGATAAAATTTTTATTGATGATCAGCAAATCGCTTTATTAAGTCCAAAAGTTTACCCAAAAATCATTGGCTTTGGCGATATGCTCAATGTGTTTAATGATTGGCGATTTGGTCAGCAAACTGCGTGGGGTAATTTCCTCATGGTTTTAAATGTCCATTTCCCTAACGATAAAAAAACACGAAGTGAAGTTAAAAAGAAGCGTACTTACATGGGTGCTGTTGCGAATAATCGACTAACATCGTGGATGGACAAAGTACGTTGGCAAAAGAAAGATTATGATATTGCGTTTGATAAATTAGAACAAAAACGTTCTCGGTTAATTAATTGCTACCTGCAGTTTATGATTCTTGGCGACAATGAAGACCATTTAGATAAACAAGTTTCTAAGTTTAAGCAAATTGCAGCCTCAAACGCAGGTTTCGATCTTGAGCGGGACACACATCTTACACCTCCACTATTTTTACACTCCCTGCCCTTTGGACCAGAAGTCTCTGCAATGAAAACACTTAAACGCTACAACACACTACCAAGTGATGTTGCCGCATTTTTCTCCCCTGTGTTTTCAAGTTCTAACGGTAATGCGCCTAATAAACCAATCATACCGTTTGTGACTCGCAATATGGGCATGTTTGGGTTTAATCCTTATGAGACAGACGGCTCTATGAACGGACTCGTTGTTGCAGAATCAGGCTCAGGCAAATCTGTACTCGTACAGTACATCGTCACATGCGTTCTTGGATCAGGCAATCTGCCGTCGTCGAAGATGTGGTCGGAAATGAACCTCAGTGAAAAAGAACTCGAAGATGCTTTGCGCATCAGTGACGATTTGATACAAGCCAAAAATGACGGCGGGATGGCAATGATCATCGATGTTGGTCGAAGTTACCTAAATCTATGTGACGAATTAAATGGCTTATTCTTGTCATTTGGTCCAGGCATGGAGTTCTCACTCAATCCTTTTCCATCCGTTGTTGATTTCAACTCTGCAGAAGATCCGCAATCAGGAATGATTTTAGAGATGCTTAAAATCATGGCCGATCCTTCCGGCAAGCTCGACGTCGTTACGAGTCGTATGATGGCTGATGTCCTTCAGCAAATGTGGGAAGCACACGGCACAGAATCGAGTGTCACTATCTTTCAGACAATGTGCTCGGATTCAGAAGACAAACGTTTAAAAGATATTGGTATTACTCTCAAACCCTACGCTGAAGGCGGCATGAATGGACATCTATTTACCACCAAAAAGCCACCCCCGAGCCTCGACAATCCTTTCATAGTTTGTGAACTGGAGGAATTAAAAGCTCAACCGGAAAACCAATTGATTGCACTCATGCAAATTATCAATCTCTGTTATCGACATTTTTTCCTTGCCGATGGTAATAAAGATCCGTCTAAGCAACGTCGTAAGGTATTTATTGTTGATGAGTGTTGGTCATTTTTAGGTGGTAATGATGACTATCAAGGTCAGACGAATCCTGTGGCCACGTTCCTCGAATCAGCTTTTAGACGATTTCGAAAAGTTAATGCGAGTGCCTGGATCATTACTCAGATGCTGTCTGACGTCTATGGCTCATCAGTCGGACGCGCCATTGTCGCTAACTGCGTATATCGCCTTTTCCTCTACCAAAAACGTGACACTATCGAGCAAGTAAAAAAAGACAAAATGCTCGATTTATCTGAGCAAAACTTCGAGTTACTTAAAAGCATACGAACACGAAAAAACATGTTTGCAGAAATATTTTTCCAAGCAGGTGATGACGTTTGTGAAATCATTCGCTTTTATGCCCCCAAATCCATGCTGCTGCTTTACTCAACAGATCCCCGCGACCGTGCGGAAATTCGACGTTACCAATCACAAGGGATGAGTATTGACGAAGCAATAAGCGCAATCATTAAAGATCGTGATGAAACGGATTACGCAAGCGATATGTATGATCTTGAGAATGATGACGAGAATGAAGAAATTCACGAGGAGGCGGTATGA
- a CDS encoding cold-shock protein, translating to MKTIAIVKWFDKERGHGFCNEFCVIKGDVISSNDVFIHYSDIESQGFKKLNKGELIKCSIVRTERGTQAREITRFVK from the coding sequence ATGAAAACAATAGCGATTGTTAAATGGTTTGATAAAGAACGTGGCCATGGCTTTTGCAATGAGTTCTGCGTGATAAAAGGCGATGTCATTTCTTCTAACGATGTATTTATTCATTATTCAGACATCGAATCTCAAGGCTTCAAGAAATTGAATAAAGGTGAGCTTATCAAATGCAGTATTGTTCGAACCGAACGTGGAACTCAAGCTCGCGAAATCACGCGTTTTGTTAAATAA
- a CDS encoding Calx-beta domain-containing protein: MKKILLASAILLSLSGCGGGDEDKDSKKTPTGSVTKAKLDIDTRLTLIEPEVNQVELITLKFSKAATTDGSIRYTIANETTTDDDIFVGTQTISFKRGDKTVVLPVSINSDLVYDDGETFTLTIDSVSGLDIENALMTITLSDPRTLPQLSSQTTQSDFKETDGQVDVKLKLTETSPYDGWIDFKLEMLDETKNESGSNGIEATLDNVRVEFKAGAKEIIVPITIIDNDIWNGGTTPHTLTAIDSQNLIITGGAVNTHEIKLTDDDENYPTVSFETEKIDTLTEGSKYQVAVILSHGLEFGTNVPFNFSSGTASLDDYLINVDGYDYSSDTNPGTNMGISFESKETVKYIEVEAKNDNVNEGGETIIINLLGDQLSSNVEAGEHLTKIIIIPGDIKMNDSGVTDFLKDVNDISASPFPLSPQDYPNQDGESGLDVDNFNNSDGHAGRSYSKLDYAGNILSHDSADYECIKDNNTGVVWERKSQPYTGELPPDGLDDSQLRSFVKTEINDQDRYRFAHTVFNASNYKYFWFNDVDSINGGNEGTTGVRLEADIPVSAQCAFPRETNAEANAKYPVIDGIRYCSTEQYLKYLNSAALCGRTDWEIPTIHQLRNNFVYQKSGINAQAPNFYDNINITDEYVSSTPSPTNSGSVFCLDNQYGHVKLCSKNTANSVIAVAGGLK; the protein is encoded by the coding sequence ATGAAAAAAATATTATTGGCTAGTGCAATACTTTTATCATTATCAGGATGCGGTGGAGGTGATGAAGATAAGGACTCCAAGAAAACACCAACAGGCAGCGTAACCAAGGCGAAATTAGATATTGATACTAGACTCACGCTTATTGAGCCAGAGGTCAATCAAGTCGAACTTATCACACTTAAATTTTCCAAAGCTGCGACAACTGACGGCTCAATACGCTATACCATCGCCAATGAAACAACCACTGATGACGACATTTTTGTTGGTACCCAAACGATCAGTTTCAAACGTGGCGATAAAACAGTAGTGCTACCAGTTTCTATCAACAGTGATCTTGTTTATGACGATGGTGAAACTTTTACATTAACGATTGATTCAGTGTCAGGTTTAGACATTGAAAATGCCTTAATGACGATTACATTGTCAGATCCACGTACTCTTCCTCAACTATCAAGCCAAACAACACAGTCAGATTTTAAAGAAACAGACGGGCAGGTAGACGTTAAATTAAAGCTCACTGAAACCTCACCGTATGATGGTTGGATAGATTTCAAATTAGAAATGTTAGATGAAACAAAAAACGAATCTGGTAGCAATGGTATTGAGGCGACGCTTGATAATGTGCGTGTTGAATTTAAAGCAGGTGCCAAAGAGATAATCGTACCAATTACGATCATTGATAATGATATTTGGAATGGCGGAACCACACCACACACGCTCACGGCTATCGATTCACAAAACCTAATTATTACTGGCGGCGCTGTTAATACTCATGAAATTAAGCTAACCGACGATGATGAGAATTATCCGACAGTGTCATTTGAAACAGAGAAAATCGACACATTAACAGAGGGAAGTAAGTATCAGGTCGCAGTTATACTTTCTCACGGCCTAGAATTTGGCACGAATGTCCCCTTTAATTTTTCAAGCGGTACAGCATCGTTAGATGACTATCTGATTAATGTCGACGGTTACGATTATTCTTCAGATACAAATCCTGGCACGAATATGGGTATAAGCTTCGAAAGCAAAGAAACTGTAAAATACATTGAAGTAGAAGCCAAAAACGACAATGTAAATGAGGGTGGTGAAACGATCATCATCAATCTTTTAGGTGACCAACTCAGCAGTAATGTTGAAGCTGGTGAGCACCTTACTAAAATTATCATCATTCCAGGCGACATTAAAATGAATGATTCTGGTGTCACTGATTTCCTAAAAGACGTTAATGATATTTCTGCCTCACCATTCCCTCTTTCCCCACAAGATTATCCTAATCAAGATGGTGAATCTGGTTTAGATGTAGATAATTTCAATAACAGCGATGGTCATGCTGGACGCTCTTATAGCAAATTAGATTACGCTGGAAATATTCTAAGCCATGATAGTGCAGATTACGAATGCATCAAGGACAATAATACTGGCGTTGTATGGGAGCGTAAGTCACAGCCTTACACGGGTGAATTACCCCCTGACGGATTAGATGACTCTCAACTACGAAGTTTTGTGAAAACAGAAATAAATGACCAAGACCGTTATCGTTTCGCACACACCGTTTTCAATGCCTCAAATTATAAATACTTTTGGTTTAACGATGTTGATTCAATAAATGGTGGTAACGAAGGTACAACGGGTGTTCGCTTAGAAGCAGATATACCCGTAAGTGCGCAGTGTGCTTTCCCGCGAGAAACAAATGCCGAAGCTAATGCAAAGTACCCTGTTATCGATGGCATTCGATACTGTTCTACCGAGCAATATTTGAAGTATCTCAATAGTGCAGCATTGTGTGGTCGTACTGATTGGGAAATTCCAACTATCCATCAATTACGTAATAATTTTGTTTATCAGAAATCTGGTATTAATGCCCAAGCACCGAATTTTTACGACAATATCAATATCACCGATGAGTACGTATCAAGCACACCATCGCCAACGAATAGCGGTTCTGTTTTCTGTTTAGATAATCAATATGGCCACGTAAAGCTGTGCAGTAAAAACACTGCTAATTCCGTGATTGCTGTAGCAGGAGGTTTAAAATGA
- a CDS encoding Lcl C-terminal domain-containing protein produces the protein MIKIILVSAIAASMAPSVFAQTCNDKMVRSNEQSQFILNDSRGVVTDAVNALDWQICPLGMSFENGDCIGTATQFDSWKMALDAVSSFNASSDVQYRLPTIIELSSIVERSCSSPAIDVAAFPSTPNAWFWSSTYTFGANDVDLGRKINFEDGLEFDNRANSNRHIRLVRSLR, from the coding sequence ATGATTAAAATTATCTTAGTTTCGGCCATTGCAGCCAGCATGGCACCGAGTGTATTTGCGCAAACGTGTAACGATAAAATGGTACGTTCCAATGAACAGTCTCAGTTTATTTTAAATGATAGTCGTGGTGTAGTAACAGATGCTGTAAACGCATTAGATTGGCAGATTTGCCCACTCGGCATGAGCTTTGAAAATGGCGATTGTATCGGAACGGCAACGCAGTTCGATTCTTGGAAAATGGCTCTAGATGCTGTCAGTAGCTTCAATGCTTCAAGTGATGTGCAATATCGATTACCGACAATTATCGAGTTAAGTTCTATCGTCGAACGCAGCTGCTCATCGCCGGCTATTGATGTTGCTGCATTCCCATCCACACCTAATGCATGGTTCTGGTCTTCTACATATACATTTGGCGCGAACGATGTTGATCTAGGCCGTAAGATTAATTTTGAAGATGGCCTAGAATTTGATAATCGTGCTAATAGTAATCGGCATATTCGTCTGGTAAGGTCATTGCGCTAA